One genomic segment of Alkalimarinus alittae includes these proteins:
- the gyrA gene encoding DNA gyrase subunit A has protein sequence MGELAKEIIPVNIEDELKQSYLDYAMSVIIGRALPDVRDGLKPVHRRVLFAMSELSNDWNKPYKKSARIVGDVIGKYHPHGDSAVYDTIVRMAQPFSLRYTLIDGQGNFGSVDGDSAAAMRYTEIRMEKLAHSLLADLEKETVDFVPNYDGTEQIPEVLPTRVPNLLVNGSSGIAVGMATNIPPHNLHEITDGCLALLDNPDLTVDDLMEYIPGPDFPTAAIINGKAGIIEAYRTGRGRIYLRGRYEVESNAKNGKDTLIITEIPYQVNKAKLIEKIADLVKEKKIEGITELRDESNKEGMRIVIELRRGEMPDVIMNNLYAQTQLENVFGINMVALIDGEPKTLNLKQVLAAFIKHRREVVTRRTVFELRKARERGHILEGLAVALSNIDPVIAMIKASPSAAIAKERLLEASWEPGNVIAMLERAGEDACRPDDLEPQYGLRENKYYLSPVQAQEILNMRLHRLTGLETEKLLEEYREILERIAEYLSILSDPEKLMAVIREELEAVKEEFGDERRTEITMSKRDLTVADLINEEDLVVTISHGGYAKTQPVEAYQAQRRGGRGKSSTSMKDEDFIEKLLVANSHDTILCFTNKGKVYWLRVFEIPQASRTARGRPMVNILPLDEGERVTTFLPIQEYKEDHFIFMATAGGTVKKTPLENFSRPRTSGLIALGLDEGDTLIGAELTDGTKDVMLMSSAGKAIRFNESGVRAMGRTARGVRGIKVPEGHSVVSLIIPQEDSMMLLASEYGYGKRTRIEEFPVYGRGGQGVIAMQCSDRNGKLVSAVQVFDGDEMMLISDKGTLVRSRTEEVSIVSRNTQGVRLIKLSQENELLVGVERIDEPEPEEVFDEDGLDVEGSDVANPESDALGATEALEE, from the coding sequence ATGGGTGAGCTGGCAAAAGAAATTATACCCGTTAATATCGAAGACGAGTTAAAACAGTCTTATCTCGATTACGCCATGAGCGTTATTATCGGGCGAGCCTTACCGGATGTTCGGGATGGATTAAAGCCCGTTCATCGCCGTGTTTTGTTTGCGATGAGCGAATTAAGTAACGACTGGAATAAACCCTATAAAAAATCAGCCCGTATTGTTGGTGATGTCATCGGTAAGTATCACCCGCATGGTGACTCCGCGGTATACGACACGATTGTAAGGATGGCTCAGCCGTTCTCACTTCGTTATACGTTGATTGACGGCCAGGGTAACTTTGGTTCGGTTGATGGTGATAGCGCGGCAGCAATGCGATACACCGAAATCCGCATGGAAAAACTCGCCCACTCGTTGTTAGCGGATTTAGAAAAAGAAACGGTAGATTTTGTTCCTAACTATGATGGGACAGAGCAAATTCCTGAAGTTTTACCTACACGCGTACCTAATTTATTAGTCAATGGTTCGTCAGGTATTGCGGTAGGGATGGCCACTAATATTCCACCTCATAACCTTCATGAAATTACTGATGGTTGTTTGGCATTGCTTGATAACCCTGACCTGACCGTTGATGACTTGATGGAATACATTCCAGGTCCTGACTTTCCTACCGCTGCCATTATTAATGGTAAAGCAGGAATAATAGAAGCATATCGTACAGGTCGTGGTCGAATTTATCTTCGTGGTCGTTATGAGGTTGAGTCTAATGCTAAAAACGGCAAAGACACGCTGATCATTACTGAGATTCCTTATCAGGTCAATAAAGCTAAACTGATTGAAAAGATCGCTGACTTGGTAAAAGAGAAGAAAATAGAAGGCATTACCGAACTTCGAGACGAATCTAACAAAGAAGGTATGCGAATTGTTATTGAATTGCGTCGTGGAGAAATGCCAGACGTAATTATGAATAATTTGTATGCACAAACTCAGTTAGAGAACGTGTTTGGCATCAATATGGTTGCCTTGATTGACGGCGAGCCAAAAACATTGAACCTTAAGCAGGTTTTGGCTGCTTTCATTAAGCACAGAAGAGAAGTTGTTACGCGTCGTACGGTTTTTGAATTACGTAAAGCCCGTGAACGTGGTCATATTCTTGAAGGCTTAGCCGTAGCGTTATCGAATATTGACCCTGTTATCGCGATGATTAAAGCGTCTCCAAGTGCGGCTATTGCAAAAGAGCGCTTACTTGAGGCTTCGTGGGAGCCTGGCAACGTTATTGCCATGCTAGAACGAGCCGGTGAAGATGCATGTAGACCTGATGATTTAGAGCCTCAATACGGGCTTCGTGAGAACAAATACTATTTGTCTCCTGTTCAGGCGCAAGAAATTCTTAACATGCGCTTACATCGTTTAACCGGTTTAGAAACTGAAAAGCTGCTTGAAGAATATCGTGAAATACTTGAAAGAATTGCAGAGTATCTATCGATTCTGAGTGATCCAGAAAAGCTTATGGCGGTTATTCGTGAAGAGCTTGAAGCGGTTAAAGAAGAATTCGGAGATGAGCGTCGTACTGAAATCACCATGTCTAAACGTGATTTGACGGTAGCAGACCTAATTAACGAAGAAGATTTAGTGGTAACCATCTCTCATGGCGGTTATGCCAAGACTCAACCTGTTGAGGCATACCAAGCTCAACGCAGGGGTGGTAGAGGTAAATCATCGACCTCGATGAAAGATGAAGATTTTATTGAGAAATTATTGGTCGCTAACTCTCACGATACAATTTTATGCTTTACCAATAAAGGTAAAGTGTATTGGTTGAGAGTGTTTGAAATTCCACAAGCGAGCCGAACGGCACGTGGACGTCCAATGGTCAATATATTGCCATTAGATGAAGGTGAACGTGTAACAACGTTCTTGCCTATTCAAGAGTATAAAGAAGATCACTTTATCTTTATGGCGACGGCCGGTGGTACCGTTAAGAAGACACCACTTGAAAACTTTTCTCGCCCACGTACTTCGGGCTTGATAGCGCTAGGGTTAGATGAAGGCGATACACTGATTGGTGCAGAGCTAACAGACGGCACTAAAGATGTCATGCTGATGAGTAGTGCAGGTAAGGCTATTCGATTTAACGAAAGTGGCGTGCGCGCAATGGGGCGAACGGCGCGAGGTGTTCGCGGCATTAAGGTACCAGAAGGCCATAGTGTGGTGTCGCTTATTATCCCACAGGAAGACAGTATGATGCTGCTTGCCAGTGAATATGGATATGGTAAGCGAACCCGTATTGAGGAATTCCCAGTATATGGCCGTGGTGGGCAGGGTGTCATTGCGATGCAGTGCTCAGATCGAAACGGTAAGTTGGTGTCAGCTGTTCAAGTATTTGACGGCGATGAAATGATGCTAATTAGTGACAAAGGCACGCTAGTACGAAGCAGAACTGAAGAAGTTTCTATCGTTAGCCGAAATACTCAGGGTGTACGCTTAATTAAGCTATCCCAAGAAAATGAGTTATTGGTTGGCGTAGAGCGCATTGACGAACCAGAGCCAGAAGAAGTATTTGACGAAGACGGTTTGGATGTTGAAGGCAGTGATGTAGCTAACCCCGAAAGTGATGCTTTAGGTGCGACGGAAGCCCTAGAAGAGTAA
- a CDS encoding diguanylate cyclase encodes MKKFLVVEDSPIVVKIIKHIAKLDPSLRFDIAASFDEAKTLLNTNGPESYLAAVIDLNLPDAPDGEVVDHTLSLKIPTIVLTGTFDEKKRDEMLQKPIVDYVVKESRFSYEYVLKLIHRLHKNQHIKVLVVDDSKTSRNIINAMLKPHLYQLLEAEDGQQALDLINKDPSIKLLITDYNMPVMNGFDLVKNIRREVNKNALIIIGLSTQGSEGLSAKFIKNGANDFLYKPFSHEELHCRIIHNIEAMEHLETIQKTVHQDHVTGIFNRRYFYEKGCESLHLSQTSNTPTCLALIGIDHFKKINDEYGHEAGDQVLKETARLLEQVFNRFIFARMGGAEFCVLLSGLDINKAGTLMENFRELIEDHIIMLDNGSTTITISAGVALNLNNTLDQLMNEANRQLYNAKESGRNQVCIAD; translated from the coding sequence ATGAAAAAATTCTTAGTTGTAGAAGACAGCCCTATCGTTGTAAAGATTATCAAGCATATTGCCAAACTTGACCCATCTTTACGATTTGATATTGCTGCTTCATTTGATGAAGCCAAAACACTACTCAATACTAATGGTCCTGAATCCTATCTTGCAGCAGTCATCGACCTTAACCTGCCCGATGCGCCGGACGGTGAGGTAGTTGACCATACACTTTCATTAAAAATCCCAACAATTGTTTTAACAGGCACTTTTGACGAAAAAAAGCGTGATGAAATGCTTCAAAAGCCCATTGTTGACTACGTTGTAAAAGAAAGTCGATTCTCTTATGAATACGTATTAAAGCTTATTCACCGACTACATAAAAACCAACACATAAAAGTACTCGTTGTAGATGATTCTAAAACGTCCAGAAATATTATCAACGCAATGCTTAAACCTCACCTATACCAGTTACTAGAAGCAGAAGACGGCCAGCAAGCCTTAGATTTAATAAACAAAGACCCGAGCATTAAGTTACTTATCACTGACTATAATATGCCCGTCATGAATGGGTTTGATCTCGTTAAAAATATACGCAGAGAAGTTAATAAAAACGCACTCATCATTATCGGACTTTCCACTCAAGGCAGCGAAGGCCTGTCGGCAAAATTCATTAAGAATGGCGCCAACGATTTTCTCTATAAGCCGTTTAGCCATGAGGAGCTACACTGTCGGATCATCCACAACATTGAAGCAATGGAACATCTAGAAACAATACAAAAGACTGTACACCAAGACCATGTAACGGGCATTTTTAACCGAAGATACTTTTATGAAAAAGGCTGTGAATCACTTCACTTATCCCAAACCAGTAACACCCCCACCTGTTTAGCACTAATTGGAATAGATCATTTCAAAAAAATCAATGACGAATATGGTCACGAGGCAGGTGATCAAGTATTAAAAGAAACAGCCCGGCTATTAGAGCAAGTCTTTAACCGATTTATTTTTGCCCGAATGGGCGGCGCAGAATTCTGCGTGCTACTGTCTGGTTTAGATATTAATAAAGCGGGCACATTAATGGAAAACTTTAGAGAATTGATTGAAGATCATATTATTATGCTCGACAACGGCAGCACGACCATTACTATTTCTGCAGGCGTTGCACTTAACCTCAACAACACTTTAGATCAACTAATGAACGAAGCCAATAGACAACTTTACAACGCTAAAGAATCTGGCAGAAACCAGGTTTGCATCGCCGACTAG
- the purU gene encoding formyltetrahydrofolate deformylase, whose product MERTYRLVISCPDRTGIVAKVSNFLATYNGWITEASHHADQKTGWFFMRNEIKASSMSFDLESFRIAFEPIAKEYSMTWSVTDSDIKKRVVLMASKESHCLADILHRWHSNELDAEIVAVISNHNDLRRMVEWHEIPYHYVPVDKDNKSAAFAQVSELVEQYQTDAIVLARYMQILPPDLCEVYAGRVINIHHSFLPSFAGAKPYHKAYDRGVKLIGATCHYVTQDLDEGPIIDQDVIRVSHRDSTEDMVRLGKDVERTVLSRGLRCHLEDRVIICENKTVVFN is encoded by the coding sequence ATGGAAAGAACCTATCGTCTTGTTATCTCGTGCCCAGATCGCACGGGTATTGTTGCTAAAGTAAGTAACTTTTTGGCCACTTATAATGGTTGGATTACAGAAGCTAGTCATCATGCAGATCAAAAAACCGGTTGGTTTTTTATGCGTAATGAGATTAAAGCCAGCTCTATGTCGTTTGATCTTGAATCATTTCGGATTGCGTTTGAGCCTATCGCTAAAGAATATTCAATGACGTGGAGCGTGACAGATTCTGATATTAAGAAACGAGTTGTCTTGATGGCGTCAAAAGAGTCTCATTGTTTGGCGGATATTCTTCATCGGTGGCATAGTAATGAATTAGATGCTGAAATCGTAGCGGTTATTTCTAATCATAACGATTTACGCCGTATGGTTGAGTGGCATGAAATCCCTTATCATTATGTGCCGGTTGATAAAGATAATAAGTCAGCTGCGTTTGCCCAGGTTTCAGAATTGGTTGAGCAATATCAGACCGACGCGATTGTGCTTGCCCGCTATATGCAGATACTGCCGCCAGACTTATGTGAGGTTTATGCGGGTAGGGTGATTAATATTCATCATAGTTTCTTGCCTTCATTTGCAGGTGCTAAGCCGTATCATAAGGCTTACGATCGTGGTGTTAAGTTAATTGGTGCGACCTGTCATTATGTGACTCAAGATCTTGATGAGGGGCCCATTATCGATCAGGATGTAATAAGGGTGAGTCATCGTGATTCGACTGAAGACATGGTGCGACTAGGAAAAGACGTAGAAAGAACAGTGCTTTCTAGAGGGCTTCGTTGTCATCTAGAAGATCGCGTGATTATTTGCGAAAACAAAACGGTCGTATTTAATTAA
- a CDS encoding 4a-hydroxytetrahydrobiopterin dehydratase produces the protein MNNETKLIEERCEACSADAPKVTDEELKSLIKQIPDWNIEVRDGVMQLEKVFKFKDFLHALAFTHRIGGLAESMAHHPALLTEWGKVTVTWWSHKLKGLHRNDFIMAAKTDLLEEE, from the coding sequence GTGAATAATGAAACTAAGCTTATAGAAGAGCGTTGCGAAGCCTGTAGTGCTGACGCGCCAAAGGTTACTGACGAAGAATTGAAATCACTCATCAAGCAAATTCCAGATTGGAATATTGAGGTGCGTGATGGTGTGATGCAGCTAGAAAAGGTATTCAAGTTTAAAGATTTTCTGCATGCGCTGGCCTTTACTCATCGAATAGGTGGGCTGGCTGAGAGTATGGCGCATCATCCTGCATTGCTGACAGAGTGGGGTAAGGTTACGGTCACGTGGTGGAGTCATAAATTAAAAGGTTTGCATCGTAACGATTTTATTATGGCGGCTAAAACAGATTTATTAGAGGAAGAGTAA
- a CDS encoding fumarate hydratase: MTIIRQDDLIESVADALQFISYYHPVDFVKGVHEAYLKEESPAAKDAMAQILINSRMSAEGHRPICQDTGIVTVFVKIGMDVQWDAEMSVDDMINEGVRRAYTHPDNVLRASILADPAGARKNTQDNTPAVIHYQIVPGNTVDVQVAAKGGGSENKSKMVMLNPSDSIVDWVVKTVPTMGAGWCPPGMLGIGIGGTAEKAALMAKESLMDPIDIHELRERGPQNRVEELRLEIMDKVNELGIGAQGLGGLTTVLDIKIMDYPTHAASLPVAMIPNCAATRHAHFVLDGTGPSLQTPPSLDDWPEITMTEGANTRKVNLNTVTREEIAEWQPGDTVLLSGKMLTGRDAAHKKMVEMLNNGEQLPVDLKDRFIYYVGPVDPVREEAVGPAGPTTATRMDKFTHQMLEQTGLMGMIGKAERGQVAIDAIKEFGAVYLMAVGGAAYLVSKAIKSAEVVAFPELGMEAIYEFDVVDMPVSVAVDTKGSSVHQTAPQIWHDKIIAAKSVS, from the coding sequence ATGACCATTATTCGCCAGGACGACCTTATAGAAAGCGTTGCAGATGCGCTTCAGTTTATATCTTACTACCACCCAGTTGATTTCGTTAAGGGTGTACACGAGGCTTATTTAAAAGAAGAGTCTCCGGCGGCTAAAGATGCAATGGCACAAATACTGATTAACTCACGCATGTCTGCAGAAGGGCATCGCCCGATTTGTCAAGATACCGGCATTGTTACCGTGTTTGTTAAGATCGGCATGGATGTTCAGTGGGATGCTGAAATGAGTGTTGATGATATGATTAATGAAGGAGTGCGTAGAGCGTACACGCATCCTGATAACGTATTAAGAGCCTCTATTCTTGCTGACCCTGCTGGCGCAAGAAAAAACACACAAGACAATACGCCTGCAGTCATCCACTACCAAATTGTACCGGGTAATACTGTGGATGTGCAGGTGGCGGCTAAAGGTGGCGGCTCTGAGAACAAGTCTAAAATGGTGATGCTTAACCCTAGCGACAGTATTGTTGATTGGGTGGTTAAAACAGTCCCTACTATGGGGGCCGGTTGGTGTCCACCAGGAATGCTGGGTATAGGTATTGGTGGTACGGCTGAAAAGGCTGCGTTGATGGCAAAAGAGTCGTTAATGGACCCTATCGACATTCATGAGTTACGTGAGCGTGGGCCTCAGAACCGAGTAGAAGAACTGCGACTTGAGATCATGGATAAAGTGAATGAGCTTGGTATTGGAGCGCAGGGGTTGGGTGGTTTAACCACTGTTTTGGATATTAAGATTATGGATTACCCAACGCATGCGGCGTCTCTGCCTGTTGCGATGATTCCAAACTGTGCGGCAACTCGTCATGCTCATTTTGTTCTCGATGGAACAGGTCCTTCACTTCAGACGCCTCCAAGCTTGGATGACTGGCCTGAAATTACCATGACTGAAGGCGCTAATACGCGCAAAGTAAATCTTAATACTGTGACTCGTGAAGAGATTGCAGAGTGGCAGCCAGGTGATACCGTTTTGCTGTCAGGTAAAATGTTGACGGGGCGTGATGCAGCACATAAGAAAATGGTAGAGATGCTTAATAATGGTGAGCAGCTTCCTGTTGATTTGAAAGATCGCTTTATTTATTACGTAGGGCCAGTTGATCCGGTTAGAGAAGAGGCTGTAGGGCCAGCGGGACCAACAACGGCAACGCGTATGGATAAGTTTACTCATCAGATGCTAGAGCAAACGGGTTTGATGGGCATGATCGGCAAGGCAGAGCGGGGCCAGGTGGCGATTGATGCGATTAAAGAGTTTGGTGCGGTCTACCTGATGGCTGTGGGTGGCGCGGCCTATTTAGTGTCTAAAGCCATTAAATCTGCAGAAGTGGTGGCGTTTCCTGAATTAGGGATGGAAGCTATCTATGAGTTTGATGTGGTGGATATGCCGGTGTCTGTTGCGGTAGATACTAAGGGTAGTTCAGTGCACCAGACAGCACCTCAGATTTGGCACGATAAGATTATTGCGGCTAAGTCTGTAAGCTAG